The following proteins are encoded in a genomic region of Primulina huaijiensis isolate GDHJ02 chromosome 3, ASM1229523v2, whole genome shotgun sequence:
- the LOC140972608 gene encoding uncharacterized protein, translating to MKKKKTIDSFFKQKEQTSASQDHSPSNIDVSNPSDQQLNKSPRIDVDLSSLEPDPALRTPIWKYPVNQIDEIRRAYIKMGPYQPIKKEYPPTKFGSQNRRFQSHLFKKFTWLEYSPSKDAAFCFPCFLFEHKHPRNPAFTIDGFKYWKRVNEGDRCAFLMHIGCNTSPHNNAVEYLDNLMNIPRHIDKVINAKSSEEKQKNRLRLTATIESIRWLTLQACAFRGHDESPFSNNRGNFIEMINFIGKMNKSIGDIVLEKAPKNAKYTSPNIQKDVWNIIFNQVRAKIRKEIRDAKFCILVDEARDASNKEQMAIVLRFVDTEGFLRERFFTIVHVIDTTIGDLKKEISDALGRYDLHIHNIRGQGYDGASNMRGSWNGLHALFLKDCSCAYFLLKKRYPFGYSFQN from the exons atgaagaaaaagaaaaccatCGActcattttttaaacaaaaagagCAGACATCGGCAAGTCAGGACCATTCTCCATCCAATATTGATGTCTCAAATCCCAGTGATCAACAACTTAACAAATCTCCTAGAATTGATGTTGATTTGAGTTCTCTTGAACCTGATCCGGCATTACGTACTCCGATATGGAAATATCCTGTTAATCAAATTGATGAAATTAGACGAGCTTATATCAAGATGGGGCCATATCAACCAATTAAGAAAGAGTATCCACCGACCAAATTTGGAAGTCAAAATCGACGATTTCAAAGTCACTTGTTCAAAAAATTTACTTGGTTAGAGTACTCTCCTTCGAAAGATGCTGCATTTTGTTTTCCGTGCTTCTTGTTTGAACATAAGCATCCTCGTAATCCTGCATTTACAATTGATGGATTCAAATATTGGAAGCGAGTTAATGAAGGCGATAGATGTGCATTTTTGATGCATATAGGATGCAATACTTCACCACATAACAATGCTGTGGAATATCTTGACAATTTGATGAACATACCTCGTCATATTGACAAAGTGATAAATGCAAAATCTTCAGAAGAAAAACAGAAGAACAGATTACGGCTGACAGCAACTATTGAAAGCATTAGATGGCTCACTTTGCAAGCATGCGCATTTAGAGGGCATGATGAATCTCCATTTTCTAATAATCGTGGAAATTTTATCGAGATGATAAATTTTATAGGAAAAATGAATAAGAGTATTGGGGACATCGTCTTAGAGAAAGCTCCTAAGAATGCAAAGTATACTTCACCAAATATTCAGAAAGATGTCTGGAATATCATTTTCAACCAAGTGAGAGCCAAGATTCGTAAAGAAATTAGGGATGCAAAATTCTGCATTTTAGTTGATGAAGCGAGAGATGCATCTAATAAGGAGCAGATGGCAATTGTATTAAGATTTGTGGATACTGAAGGCTTTTTACGAGAGAGATTCTTTACCATTGTACACGTGATAGATACAACTATTGGGGACCTTAAGAAAGAAATATCTGATGCACTCGGTCGTTATGACTTGCATATCCACAACATTCGTGGACAGGGATATGATGGTGCTAGCAATATGCGCGGTTCTTGGAATGGATTGCATGCACTTTTCTTGAAAGATTGCTCGTGTGCATATTTT CTGCTGAAAAAGAGGTATCCATTTGgttattcttttcaaaattga
- the LOC140972295 gene encoding uncharacterized protein, whose amino-acid sequence MVVTGERDTGRGCNQIGNLLRPGKTRWSSNFDSLCSMIDMYSSVITVLENMVNDGASNSIRGEASSALIAMKAFDFVFILHLMHKIMGITNLLCRALQEKSLDILSAMDCVSTTKTFLRTLREEGFDLLLSHVKEVCVKYDIEIPHMEARYKSGTGRSCQHNDSITVEHHYRFDVFTAAIDFQVEELNNRFKDDAVELLKLSCALEPKENFKLLNVDHIYRLAEKFYYLDFDLQDLHHLRMQLDHYKLDVAGHERFQNLSTISELCRRLFETNKSGTYDLIDRLIRLVLTLSVSTSTTERAFSAMNLLKQLFITKWKQSFSEILW is encoded by the exons ATGGTAGTTACTGGTGAACGTGATACAGGTAGAGGATGTAATCAAATTGGAAATTTATTACGACCTGGAAAGACTCGGTGGAGTTCTAATTTCGACTCACTTTGTAGCATGATTGATATGTATAGCTCTGTGATTACCGTGTTAGAAAATATGGTGAATGATGGAGCTTCTAATTCCATTCGTGGTGAAGCTAGTAGTGCATTGATTGCGATGAAGGCTTTtgatttcgtattcatattacACTTGATGCATAAGATAATGGGGATAACAAATCTGCTTTGTCGAGCATTACAAGAGAAATCTCTAGATATTTTAAGTGCAATGGATTGTGTTTCAACGACTAAAACTTTTCTTCGTACTTTGAGAGAAGAAGGATTTGATCTCCTACTTAGTCATGTGAAAGAAGTTTGTGTCAAGTATGACATTGAGATACCTCACATGGAAGCTCGTTATAAATCTGGTACAGGCCGTTCTTGTCAACATAATGATTCAATCACAGTTGAGCACCACTATCGATTTGATGTATTTACAGCTGCAATAGATTTTCAAGTTGAAGAGCTTAATAATAGATTCAAGGATGATGCAgttgaacttcttaaacttagTTGTGCTTTGGAAcctaaagaaaattttaagctTCTTAATGTTGATCATATCTATCGACTTGCTGAGAAATTCTATTATCTTGATTTCGATTTACAAGATTTGCATCACTTGAGAATGCAATTGGATCACTATAAACTTGATGTTGCTGGCCATGAAAGATTTCAGAATTTATCAACTATTTCTGAATTATGTCGAAGATTATTTGAGACAAATAAGTCAGGAACCTACGATTTGATTGACAg GTTGATTCGTCTTGTTTTAACTCTCTCTGTTTCTACATCAACAACGGAACGAGCATTTTCAGCAATGAACTTGTTAAAACAGCTCTTCATAACAAAATGGAAGCAGAGTTTTTCGGAGATTCTATGGTAA